From a single Nostoc edaphicum CCNP1411 genomic region:
- a CDS encoding DUF2973 domain-containing protein — protein sequence MLHLLYILAFTILAFIAVGNLIRNLIMFSFDRERTYPTNSSPMNNQGSYGYYSSKKQFAPHPELLDSAGNLIKEPLLVMRSINVEDARQHLDALYEASPGHKSENSEEA from the coding sequence ATGTTACATCTGCTTTACATTCTTGCTTTTACAATCCTTGCATTTATAGCTGTTGGCAACTTAATTCGTAACCTGATCATGTTCAGTTTTGATCGGGAGCGAACTTACCCGACGAATTCCTCGCCAATGAATAATCAAGGCAGCTATGGTTATTATTCATCAAAAAAACAGTTTGCACCCCATCCAGAGTTATTAGATAGCGCAGGCAACTTAATTAAAGAGCCACTTTTGGTAATGCGTTCGATTAACGTTGAAGATGCGCGTCAACATCTTGATGCTCTTTACGAAGCATCCCCAGGACATAAAAGTGAAAATTCAGAGGAAGCATAA
- a CDS encoding DUF2605 domain-containing protein, which translates to MPDSNLPGTELLKTVLEPLLEDFQHWFTRSRHLLETEQLSFMSHQEQSDLLLRVKQAQDELNTAKMLFNATDKQVGIDMATLMPWHELVTECWNVAMRFRQGREV; encoded by the coding sequence ATGCCAGACTCAAACTTACCAGGGACTGAGTTGCTAAAAACAGTTTTAGAACCCCTGCTGGAAGATTTTCAGCATTGGTTTACGCGATCGCGCCATTTACTCGAAACTGAGCAACTATCATTTATGAGTCACCAAGAGCAATCTGACTTGCTCTTGCGAGTTAAGCAAGCGCAGGATGAACTAAATACGGCGAAGATGCTGTTTAATGCAACTGATAAACAAGTCGGGATTGATATGGCAACGTTAATGCCTTGGCATGAATTAGTCACAGAATGCTGGAATGTCGCAATGCGCTTTCGTCAAGGGCGTGAAGTCTAA
- the thrS gene encoding threonine--tRNA ligase, with the protein MSLKSSNQSEHSEQVEKIYLPRTSESENLKKIRHTASHVMAMAVQKLFPKAQVTIGPWIENGFYYDFDSPEPFSENDLKAIKKEMVKIINRKLAVIREEVSREEAERRIQGINEPYKLEILADIKEEPITIYHLGNEWWDLCAGPHVENTSELNPKAIELESVAGAYWRGDETKAQLQRIYATAWESPEQLAEYKRRKEEALRRDHRKLGKELGLFIFSDLVGPGLPLWTPKGTLLRSTLEDFLKQEQLKRGYLSVVTPHIARVDLFKTSGHWQKYKEDMFPLMADNEEAAAQEQGFVMKPMNCPFHIQIYKSELRSYRELPMRLAEFGTVYRYEQSGELGGLTRVRGFTVDDSHLFVTPEQLDSEFLNVVDLILSVFNSLQLKNFKARLSFRDPASDKYIGSDEIWDKAEGAIRRAVETLGMEHFEGIGEAAFYGPKLDFIFSDALDREWQLGTVQVDYNLPERFELEYVAEDGVRKRPVMIHRAPFGSLERLIGILIEEYAGDFPLWLAPVQARLLPVGDTQLDFAKDVVTKMRALGIRAEVDTSGDRLGKQIRNAEKEKIPVMAVVGAKEVETNTLSIRTRASGDLGSISVNQVVDKLQQAIANFDNLQIDVTSGESEASSLSINN; encoded by the coding sequence ATGTCGCTAAAATCATCTAATCAGTCAGAACACTCAGAACAAGTTGAAAAAATTTATTTACCGCGTACCAGCGAATCGGAGAACTTAAAAAAGATTCGCCACACTGCTTCCCATGTTATGGCAATGGCAGTACAAAAGCTGTTTCCCAAGGCACAAGTTACAATCGGCCCTTGGATTGAAAATGGTTTTTACTATGACTTCGACAGTCCAGAACCATTTAGCGAAAACGATCTCAAAGCCATCAAGAAAGAGATGGTAAAGATTATCAATCGCAAACTGGCGGTTATTCGGGAAGAAGTCAGCCGAGAAGAAGCCGAACGCCGGATTCAGGGAATTAACGAACCTTACAAGCTAGAAATTCTGGCAGATATCAAAGAGGAACCAATCACGATTTACCACCTGGGGAATGAATGGTGGGATTTGTGTGCAGGGCCTCATGTGGAAAATACCAGTGAATTAAACCCGAAAGCAATTGAACTAGAAAGCGTTGCTGGCGCTTATTGGCGTGGGGATGAAACCAAAGCCCAACTACAACGCATCTACGCCACAGCTTGGGAAAGCCCTGAACAACTCGCTGAGTATAAGCGACGCAAAGAAGAAGCGCTGCGACGAGATCACCGGAAACTTGGTAAGGAACTGGGATTATTTATATTTTCCGATCTGGTAGGGCCGGGTTTACCTTTGTGGACACCCAAAGGCACTCTGTTGCGGAGTACTTTAGAAGACTTCCTCAAGCAAGAACAGTTAAAACGGGGTTATTTATCTGTAGTAACGCCTCATATTGCCAGAGTAGATTTATTTAAAACCTCTGGACATTGGCAAAAATATAAAGAAGATATGTTCCCCTTAATGGCAGATAATGAGGAAGCTGCCGCACAGGAACAGGGCTTCGTTATGAAGCCGATGAACTGCCCTTTTCACATCCAAATATATAAGAGTGAGTTACGCTCTTATCGAGAACTGCCGATGCGCTTGGCAGAATTTGGTACTGTTTACCGTTACGAACAATCAGGGGAATTGGGCGGTTTAACGCGGGTGCGAGGTTTTACAGTGGATGATTCTCACTTGTTCGTTACCCCAGAACAGCTAGATAGTGAATTCCTCAATGTGGTGGATTTGATTTTGTCGGTGTTCAATAGTCTGCAACTGAAGAACTTTAAAGCTAGACTCAGTTTCCGCGATCCAGCTAGTGATAAGTACATCGGTTCTGATGAAATTTGGGACAAAGCCGAAGGTGCAATTCGCCGTGCAGTTGAAACTTTGGGGATGGAACACTTTGAAGGGATTGGAGAAGCGGCTTTTTATGGGCCCAAACTTGACTTTATCTTTAGTGATGCCCTAGATCGGGAGTGGCAATTAGGAACTGTGCAGGTAGATTACAATTTGCCAGAACGCTTTGAGTTAGAGTACGTTGCCGAAGATGGTGTTCGCAAACGCCCAGTGATGATTCACCGTGCGCCTTTTGGCTCACTGGAAAGGTTGATTGGGATCTTAATTGAAGAATATGCGGGCGATTTTCCTTTGTGGTTAGCGCCAGTGCAAGCGAGATTACTACCTGTGGGTGATACACAGCTAGACTTTGCTAAAGATGTGGTGACGAAGATGAGAGCGTTAGGCATCCGTGCAGAAGTTGATACCAGTGGCGATCGCTTGGGTAAACAGATTCGCAATGCAGAGAAAGAAAAAATACCCGTAATGGCAGTGGTGGGAGCTAAGGAAGTGGAAACCAACACCTTGAGTATCCGTACCCGCGCCTCTGGAGACTTAGGTAGTATTTCTGTCAATCAAGTTGTGGATAAACTACAACAAGCGATCGCTAATTTCGATAACCTTCAGATCGATGTCACAAGCGGAGAGTCTGAAGCTAGTAGTCTGTCAATAAATAATTGA
- a CDS encoding DUF58 domain-containing protein, producing the protein MVPSRRVYLLLVLGIVISTTGYAYAPILSLFPTIRATIVITVLFDAIVLGLMIVDGLRVRRSRVQIARELPSRLSIGRDNPVVLKVTSQNTNAQIEIRDYYPTGFGVSAPALSAIVPSNSTKELTYTIHPTQRGEFPWGNIQVRQLGLWGLAWDDWQISQSLPVKVYPDLVGLRSLTIRLTVQSSGSIRQSRKTGIGTEFAELRNYRTGDDLRFIDWKATARRVGAYGNATPLVRVLEPEQEQTLLILLDRGRLMTAKVQSLQRFDWGLNATLSLALAGLHRGDRVGVGVFDRQMHTWIPPERGQNHLNQLIDRLTPIQPVLFESDYLGAVTNVLQRQTRRALVVVITDLVDVTASTELLAALSKLAPRYLPFCVTLRDPQVDRLAHTFTDDVAGAYGRAVALDLLMQRQVAFAQLKQKGVLVLDAPANQIADQLVERYLQLKARNQL; encoded by the coding sequence ATGGTTCCTTCCAGACGAGTTTATTTATTGTTGGTTTTGGGTATAGTGATATCTACGACGGGCTACGCCTACGCCCCGATCTTATCCTTATTTCCCACTATCAGAGCAACCATCGTCATCACTGTGCTATTTGATGCCATCGTTCTAGGATTGATGATTGTAGATGGTTTACGGGTGCGGCGTTCTCGTGTGCAAATTGCCCGCGAATTACCGTCACGATTATCCATTGGGCGGGATAATCCTGTGGTGCTAAAAGTGACTTCACAAAACACTAACGCCCAAATTGAAATCCGCGACTATTATCCAACAGGTTTTGGCGTGTCTGCACCTGCACTGAGTGCAATTGTTCCTAGTAACAGCACTAAGGAATTAACGTATACTATCCACCCGACGCAACGGGGAGAGTTTCCTTGGGGAAATATTCAAGTCCGACAGTTGGGACTTTGGGGATTAGCTTGGGATGATTGGCAAATTTCCCAAAGTTTACCAGTGAAAGTTTATCCTGATTTAGTGGGATTGCGATCGCTCACAATTCGTCTGACAGTGCAATCATCGGGATCAATCCGCCAATCTCGCAAAACTGGTATTGGTACAGAGTTTGCCGAACTGCGAAACTATCGTACTGGTGACGATTTACGGTTTATTGATTGGAAAGCTACCGCCCGTCGGGTTGGCGCTTATGGTAATGCAACGCCACTGGTGAGGGTTCTAGAACCAGAACAGGAACAAACGTTACTGATTTTACTCGATCGCGGACGGTTGATGACGGCGAAAGTGCAGAGTTTGCAGCGCTTTGACTGGGGTTTGAATGCAACTTTATCCTTAGCTTTGGCAGGTTTACATCGAGGCGATCGCGTGGGTGTTGGTGTATTTGACCGCCAGATGCATACGTGGATTCCCCCAGAACGCGGTCAAAATCATTTGAACCAGCTAATTGATCGGCTAACTCCAATTCAACCAGTGTTGTTTGAATCTGATTATTTGGGGGCGGTGACAAATGTTTTGCAGCGACAAACTCGGAGGGCGCTTGTAGTAGTTATTACCGATTTAGTTGATGTCACTGCCTCTACAGAACTCCTAGCCGCACTCTCGAAACTAGCACCCCGCTATCTGCCATTTTGCGTAACTCTGCGAGATCCGCAAGTTGATCGTTTAGCACACACTTTCACAGATGATGTTGCAGGTGCTTATGGACGTGCAGTGGCATTAGATTTATTAATGCAACGACAAGTAGCCTTTGCCCAACTGAAACAAAAAGGTGTATTGGTACTAGATGCACCAGCAAATCAAATTGCCGATCAGTTGGTTGAGCGATATCTGCAACTCAAAGCGCGAAATCAACTTTAG
- the ltrA gene encoding group II intron reverse transcriptase/maturase — translation MNVTGRTTDWNSVNWRNAFRVVRRLRQRIFKATIGGNLKKVGSLQKLLMRSYSNIVLSVRRVTQLNQGSKTAGVDRLLVKTPAARGWLVDILTKFIPWKPLPVKRVYIRKSNGKQRPLGIPCIVDRCLQAIVKNALEPYWEVHFERTSYGFRPGRSCHDAIERIHSMSKANSTKKWVVDADIEGCFDNISHVPLINAIGNFPARKLIQQWLNAGYVDKGVFHNTNAGVPQGGIISPLLANIALHGMESALGIKYDKNGHTIGDRGIVRYADDLVVFCKSREDAVKAHDTLQEFMNTRGLTLSESKTHIVRLLDGFNFLGFHIRQYPDSTTKTGRKVLIKPSIESLQNIRDKIKQVWLDNKSCSVDFVIGKLNPIIRGIANYYRTVVSSQIFSSLDRWMFVRERRYAKRMHAKKKSILV, via the coding sequence GTGAACGTAACCGGAAGAACTACTGACTGGAATAGCGTCAACTGGAGAAACGCGTTCCGAGTAGTTAGGCGACTAAGACAGAGAATTTTCAAGGCAACCATTGGCGGTAACTTGAAAAAGGTTGGCAGCCTTCAAAAGCTACTTATGCGTAGCTACTCTAATATAGTACTTTCCGTTAGAAGAGTTACGCAACTAAACCAAGGCAGTAAAACAGCAGGGGTAGATAGATTACTGGTAAAAACCCCGGCAGCTAGAGGGTGGTTGGTGGATATCCTCACCAAATTTATTCCTTGGAAGCCGTTACCAGTTAAGCGGGTGTATATCCGTAAATCTAATGGAAAACAAAGACCACTCGGAATACCTTGTATTGTCGATAGATGTCTCCAAGCCATCGTCAAAAATGCTTTGGAACCCTATTGGGAAGTGCACTTTGAGCGCACTTCCTACGGCTTTAGACCGGGAAGGTCATGCCATGATGCGATTGAAAGGATACATTCAATGTCAAAAGCCAACTCCACTAAAAAGTGGGTGGTAGACGCGGACATCGAAGGTTGCTTTGATAACATCTCTCATGTACCGCTAATTAATGCCATTGGTAATTTTCCAGCCAGAAAATTAATTCAACAATGGCTGAATGCGGGATATGTGGATAAAGGTGTTTTCCATAATACCAATGCTGGAGTACCTCAAGGTGGAATTATTTCACCTCTACTTGCGAATATAGCTTTGCATGGTATGGAATCTGCCCTCGGTATCAAGTACGATAAAAACGGTCATACGATTGGCGACCGTGGTATTGTGCGCTATGCCGATGATTTGGTGGTGTTCTGCAAAAGTCGGGAAGATGCTGTCAAAGCACATGACACCCTCCAAGAGTTTATGAATACTCGCGGTCTAACTCTATCGGAGTCAAAAACCCACATAGTACGGCTGTTGGATGGATTCAACTTCTTAGGCTTTCATATCAGACAATACCCTGATTCCACTACCAAAACAGGTAGGAAAGTATTAATCAAACCAAGCATTGAATCTTTGCAAAATATCCGGGATAAAATCAAACAAGTATGGCTTGATAATAAAAGTTGTAGTGTTGATTTTGTCATAGGCAAGCTAAACCCAATTATTCGGGGAATAGCTAACTATTATCGGACTGTAGTTTCCTCACAAATATTCAGTTCTTTAGATAGATGGATGTTTGTTAGGGAGAGAAGGTATGCCAAAAGAATGCACGCCAAGAAAAAATCAATCTTGGTGTAA
- a CDS encoding HNH endonuclease signature motif containing protein, producing MPKECTPRKNQSWCNRRYWGRLNLDRSDYWVFGDKRTGKHLLKFSWFNIRRHPMVKGAYSTDDPELKSYWENRQNIKSKSLIPSYQKLAQKQGFKCPVCGESLLNDEPIQKHHIIPCHQGGNDTYANLELVHYYCHQQIHYIVQKLNSELDDELSLW from the coding sequence ATGCCAAAAGAATGCACGCCAAGAAAAAATCAATCTTGGTGTAACCGTCGTTATTGGGGAAGGCTAAATCTTGATAGAAGCGATTACTGGGTGTTTGGTGATAAGCGCACGGGAAAACATCTGCTCAAGTTTAGCTGGTTCAATATTAGGAGGCATCCAATGGTTAAGGGTGCTTATTCTACCGATGACCCAGAGCTAAAATCTTATTGGGAAAACCGTCAGAATATTAAATCTAAAAGTTTAATTCCTAGTTACCAGAAGCTTGCCCAAAAACAAGGATTTAAATGTCCTGTATGCGGGGAGTCATTACTCAATGATGAACCCATACAAAAGCACCATATAATTCCTTGTCATCAAGGTGGTAACGATACTTACGCTAATTTGGAACTAGTGCATTATTACTGTCATCAACAAATACATTATATTGTACAGAAACTCAATTCTGAACTCGATGATGAACTGAGTCTTTGGTAG
- a CDS encoding bifunctional metallophosphatase/5'-nucleotidase, with protein MSKQVKKPNNRFMCRDLSASQLSWLITSSIFLFVGTTVGVAQVKTAHKSGFTLQLLHTSDQEAGVPALKDVPNFSAVLNALKNQDANRDGKPDYPNTLILSSGDAYIPSPFLFASDTVFGGQGRGDILILNALGFGAIAFGNHEFDLGTGVVADLIRPQEDYPGTKFPYLSTNIDFSTDKDLAKLVTADGQEASKIPNKIARSTIITVNGEKIGVVGATTPTLRSISSPGGVTVLPKEFNDRDAADIAALAAEIQTSVDTLLTKNPEINKVILLAHMQQIAVEQKLAELLKGVDIIVAGGSNTLLADKTDRLRVGDKSAGTYPILKKAADGNPIAVVNTDGNYRYVGRLVVNFDANGVIIPKNIDSKISGVYATDSPGVAAVGGKPDAKIVAITEALKKVIIAQDSLIFGKTNVFLNGWRGDVRTQETNFGNLTAEANLAIAKRYDPKTVISIKNGGGIRDNIGIYTFPPGSTRSQDVIKLPPQANPVAGKKEKEISQLDIINALRFNNGLTLVTLNATELLAVIEHSVAAIAPGATPGSFPQVAGLAFSFDPNLPAGKRVKSLAIKDRKGKIIDVVVKNAELVGDSNRIFRTVTLNFLAGGGDGYPFPKRERVDLTSKDADNSKRTGLATFAADGSEQDALAEYLAANFKQIPFTQRDVPPAEDTRIQNLKLRKDVVF; from the coding sequence ATGTCAAAACAAGTAAAAAAACCAAATAATCGGTTTATGTGCCGAGATTTAAGTGCTAGCCAGTTGAGTTGGCTAATTACATCTAGCATTTTTTTATTTGTAGGAACTACTGTTGGTGTGGCGCAAGTTAAAACAGCACATAAGTCAGGGTTCACACTGCAACTTTTACATACTTCTGACCAAGAAGCAGGTGTCCCAGCGCTGAAGGATGTGCCAAACTTTTCGGCGGTGTTGAATGCACTCAAAAATCAAGATGCTAATCGTGACGGCAAACCTGATTATCCCAATACTTTAATCCTTTCATCTGGAGATGCTTATATTCCCAGTCCCTTCTTATTTGCCAGTGACACAGTGTTTGGTGGACAAGGACGAGGAGATATTTTAATTTTAAATGCTCTTGGGTTTGGTGCGATCGCCTTTGGTAATCACGAATTTGACTTAGGTACGGGTGTTGTTGCCGATTTAATTCGCCCTCAAGAAGATTACCCAGGTACAAAATTTCCCTATCTCAGCACGAATATAGACTTCAGCACTGATAAAGACCTGGCAAAATTAGTTACTGCTGATGGTCAAGAGGCAAGTAAAATCCCTAATAAAATTGCCCGTAGCACGATCATTACCGTCAATGGTGAAAAAATTGGTGTAGTTGGGGCGACAACTCCCACACTGCGGTCTATTTCTTCTCCCGGTGGTGTGACTGTCTTACCTAAAGAATTTAATGACCGTGATGCCGCAGACATCGCCGCCTTAGCTGCTGAAATTCAAACTTCTGTTGATACACTGCTGACAAAAAACCCAGAGATTAATAAAGTCATTCTGTTGGCACACATGCAACAAATTGCTGTTGAGCAAAAGTTAGCAGAATTACTCAAAGGAGTAGATATTATTGTTGCTGGTGGTTCCAATACCTTACTAGCCGACAAAACAGACCGTCTTCGAGTGGGTGATAAATCTGCTGGAACTTATCCAATCCTCAAAAAAGCAGCAGATGGTAATCCCATAGCCGTAGTTAATACCGATGGAAACTATCGCTATGTTGGTCGTTTAGTAGTTAACTTTGATGCCAATGGAGTGATTATTCCTAAAAATATTGACTCCAAAATCAGTGGTGTTTATGCGACTGATTCCCCAGGTGTAGCAGCTGTAGGTGGGAAACCCGATGCCAAAATTGTCGCCATTACAGAAGCACTCAAAAAAGTGATTATTGCCCAAGATAGTCTGATTTTTGGGAAAACCAACGTTTTCCTGAACGGCTGGCGGGGTGATGTTCGCACCCAAGAAACCAATTTCGGGAATTTGACAGCCGAAGCTAATTTAGCGATCGCCAAACGATATGATCCTAAAACTGTCATTTCCATCAAAAATGGCGGTGGTATCCGTGACAATATCGGTATATATACCTTTCCCCCAGGTTCGACTCGCTCACAGGATGTTATCAAACTGCCACCCCAAGCAAATCCTGTAGCAGGTAAGAAAGAAAAAGAAATTTCCCAACTTGATATCATCAATGCTTTACGGTTCAACAATGGTTTGACTTTAGTTACTCTGAATGCAACAGAACTACTAGCGGTGATTGAACACAGTGTAGCGGCCATAGCACCCGGTGCTACTCCTGGCAGTTTTCCCCAAGTAGCGGGATTAGCCTTTAGCTTTGACCCAAACTTGCCAGCCGGGAAGCGTGTCAAATCCCTGGCAATCAAAGATAGAAAAGGCAAAATTATTGATGTAGTAGTTAAAAATGCCGAGTTAGTGGGTGACTCTAATCGGATCTTCCGCACTGTTACCCTCAACTTCCTAGCAGGTGGTGGTGATGGCTATCCTTTTCCCAAAAGAGAACGGGTTGATTTGACATCAAAAGATGCTGATAATAGCAAACGCACAGGTTTAGCTACCTTTGCTGCTGATGGTTCTGAGCAAGATGCATTAGCAGAATATCTGGCTGCTAACTTTAAGCAGATTCCATTTACTCAGAGGGATGTGCC